The following proteins are encoded in a genomic region of [Eubacterium] hominis:
- a CDS encoding PTS sugar transporter subunit IIC, which produces MITIIADKLQKYLLPVANKIGSNRYLLAIKDAFLISLPFTMFGSIILALVNIPFLNKLIAEDTIAAIQAAAAPIQNVTFNVIAVIVVLGIGYSLGKYYKSNPIYTAISSLIGFLMVTPTTTLFEENVVTGVYELNNLGTMAIFSGIIMAILCTETYRWVVEKNLVIKMPDSVPQLVADSFSSFIPVGAVLSISFIIQLGFSFTGFQTMNAFIYEMIQIPISRIGSSFTATMIAGALCNLFWFFGLHGNSIVYNSVLSPIFKALSIENLAAFQAHKMIPNVITEEFAFYFGGFNGSFIAYPILICIIIFFKKKKEWKKLAEVSMVPGIFSIYEPIVFGLPLMLNPIMLIPMLLTPMLSCAISYFAMTVGLVPLCTGVSIPWTTPMILSGIITTNSLQGGILQIVIIAVLTVLWYVFLKIAYNGDKDKEKKIENE; this is translated from the coding sequence ATGATCACAATCATAGCAGATAAACTGCAAAAATATTTATTGCCAGTTGCTAATAAAATTGGTTCAAATCGTTATCTATTAGCAATAAAAGATGCTTTTCTGATTTCTTTACCATTTACAATGTTTGGCTCCATTATTCTTGCGCTTGTAAATATACCTTTTTTAAACAAATTAATCGCAGAAGATACAATCGCAGCTATTCAGGCGGCAGCAGCGCCAATACAGAATGTTACGTTTAATGTAATTGCGGTTATTGTGGTACTGGGTATTGGATATAGTCTAGGAAAATATTATAAATCAAATCCAATTTATACAGCCATTTCATCTTTAATAGGATTTTTGATGGTAACACCTACAACAACTTTATTTGAAGAAAATGTTGTGACAGGAGTCTATGAATTAAATAATTTAGGAACAATGGCTATTTTTTCAGGCATCATCATGGCAATCTTATGTACAGAAACTTATCGATGGGTCGTGGAGAAAAATCTGGTAATTAAGATGCCAGATAGTGTTCCGCAGCTGGTAGCGGATTCTTTCTCATCATTTATCCCTGTAGGAGCTGTATTATCTATTAGTTTTATCATTCAATTAGGCTTTTCATTCACTGGATTTCAAACAATGAACGCATTTATTTATGAAATGATTCAAATACCAATTTCTAGAATTGGAAGCAGTTTTACGGCAACCATGATTGCGGGTGCATTATGTAATTTGTTCTGGTTCTTTGGTCTGCATGGAAACAGTATTGTTTATAATTCCGTATTAAGTCCTATTTTTAAGGCACTTTCCATAGAGAATCTAGCTGCATTTCAGGCACATAAAATGATTCCAAATGTTATTACTGAAGAATTTGCGTTTTATTTCGGCGGTTTTAATGGTAGTTTTATAGCATATCCTATTTTGATCTGTATCATTATTTTCTTCAAAAAGAAGAAAGAATGGAAGAAACTTGCAGAGGTATCTATGGTTCCTGGAATCTTTAGTATCTATGAACCAATCGTATTTGGATTACCATTGATGTTAAATCCAATTATGTTAATACCAATGTTGTTAACACCAATGTTGTCATGTGCCATCAGCTATTTTGCGATGACGGTTGGTCTTGTGCCATTATGTACTGGTGTTTCTATTCCATGGACAACGCCTATGATTTTAAGTGGTATCATCACAACGAACTCTTTACAGGGTGGAATATTGCAAATTGTGATCATTGCTGTATTAACAGTGCTATGGTATGTATTCTTGAAAATTGCATATAACGGAGATAAAGATAAGGAGAAGAAAATTGAAAATGAATAA
- a CDS encoding ADP-ribosylglycohydrolase family protein yields the protein MNNIIYDKVLGCLLGCAIGDAMGAVTENLTFDQIREKYNGKVTEMLVPDKSAFAYGNCAGQVTDDFSQTYLLTQQILKHGKVEKEAVEDMLIDWSHMPVYFNRFAGPTTRAAIAALQEKIGEKKPDTEKKVVDYASQATNGSAMKIAPAGLFAYDCIDEAVQNAFLISSVTHNNQLAISGACAVAAFISASLKPNATLYTAIEAAFYGAEKGEQLGMQYGHTVGGASVKERMNLAISIALSGLDKEVKMRKLYEIVGSGLHISEAVPAAIGIIVACKGDPWDTIVEAVNIGYDTDTVAAIAGSMAGALNGTRNIPDGYLEIVEKANDMEIQKLAEKVCDFIKEK from the coding sequence ATGAATAATATTATATATGATAAAGTATTGGGATGTTTATTAGGATGTGCAATAGGCGATGCAATGGGAGCAGTAACAGAAAATTTAACATTTGATCAAATAAGAGAAAAATATAATGGTAAAGTTACGGAAATGCTGGTGCCTGATAAAAGTGCATTTGCCTATGGTAATTGTGCAGGACAAGTAACGGATGATTTTTCACAAACATATTTATTAACACAGCAAATTTTGAAACATGGGAAAGTTGAGAAAGAGGCAGTGGAAGATATGTTGATTGATTGGTCACATATGCCGGTATATTTTAATCGATTTGCCGGACCAACCACTAGAGCAGCGATTGCTGCCTTACAAGAAAAAATTGGCGAGAAGAAGCCTGATACAGAGAAAAAAGTGGTGGATTATGCATCACAGGCAACCAATGGAAGTGCTATGAAAATTGCACCAGCTGGTTTATTTGCTTACGATTGTATTGATGAGGCTGTGCAAAATGCATTTTTGATATCCAGTGTTACCCACAACAATCAGCTTGCCATCAGCGGAGCATGTGCAGTTGCAGCATTTATCAGTGCTTCACTTAAACCAAATGCCACTTTATATACAGCCATAGAAGCAGCCTTTTATGGCGCTGAAAAAGGAGAACAATTAGGTATGCAGTATGGTCATACAGTTGGCGGAGCAAGTGTTAAAGAGCGAATGAATCTTGCCATATCCATCGCCTTATCCGGTTTAGATAAAGAGGTAAAAATGCGTAAGCTTTATGAAATAGTAGGTAGTGGCTTACATATTTCAGAAGCTGTTCCAGCAGCAATTGGTATTATCGTTGCCTGCAAAGGAGATCCTTGGGATACAATAGTTGAGGCAGTTAATATTGGTTATGATACAGATACAGTAGCTGCGATTGCTGGTTCAATGGCAGGCGCATTAAATGGAACAAGGAATATTCCTGATGGCTATTTGGAAATAGTAGAAAAAGCAAACGATATGGAAATACAAAAACTTGCGGAAAAAGTCTGTGATTTTATAAAAGAAAAATAA
- a CDS encoding transketolase translates to MSDLENLKEHATNIRKNIVKMVTAAGSGHPGGSLSSVEILTSIYFTQMDINADNLESNKRDRFVLSKGHASPLLYAVLCEKGFLSEEELMTFRKIDSRLQGHPSMRKLPGIDMSTGSLGQGISAAVGMALSNKYHDLPYRVYTLLGDGECEEGEVWEAAMAAAHYHLDNLIAIVDFNGLQIDGDIHDVMNPTPLDEKFKAFGWNVITLDDGNDMEQVLDALETAKTLEGNPTAIIAKTVKGKGISFMENKASWHGVAPSEEQCADALKELEGGNA, encoded by the coding sequence ATGTCAGATTTAGAAAATTTGAAGGAACATGCGACGAATATACGTAAAAACATTGTGAAAATGGTGACAGCTGCAGGATCTGGACACCCTGGTGGATCTTTATCTTCAGTTGAAATCCTTACATCTATTTACTTCACACAGATGGATATCAATGCAGATAATTTAGAAAGCAACAAGCGTGATCGTTTTGTATTAAGCAAGGGACATGCATCACCGTTATTGTATGCTGTCTTATGTGAAAAAGGTTTTTTGAGTGAAGAAGAATTGATGACATTTAGAAAGATTGATTCTCGTTTACAGGGACATCCAAGTATGCGCAAGCTGCCTGGCATTGATATGTCTACTGGTTCATTAGGACAGGGAATCAGTGCTGCAGTCGGTATGGCTCTTTCAAATAAATATCACGATCTTCCATATCGTGTATACACACTACTTGGAGATGGAGAATGTGAAGAAGGAGAAGTATGGGAAGCAGCTATGGCTGCCGCTCATTATCATTTAGATAATTTAATCGCAATTGTTGATTTTAATGGTCTACAGATTGATGGGGATATTCATGATGTTATGAATCCTACACCATTAGATGAAAAGTTTAAAGCATTTGGATGGAATGTCATTACATTAGATGATGGAAATGATATGGAGCAGGTGTTGGATGCACTTGAAACTGCGAAAACATTAGAAGGCAATCCAACGGCAATCATTGCGAAAACAGTAAAAGGTAAAGGTATTTCTTTCATGGAAAATAAAGCAAGCTGGCATGGTGTTGCGCCAAGTGAGGAACAATGTGCAGATGCTTTAAAAGAATTGGAAGGAGGAAACGCATAA
- a CDS encoding transketolase family protein, whose amino-acid sequence MAKMATREAYGQTLAALAAENENILVLDADLSGSTKSGMVKKNNPNQHFNMGIAEGNMMGVAAGLAASGNIVFASSFAMFATGRAYEQIRNSIGYPRLNVKICASHAGITVGEDGASHQTFEDISLMRGIPNMIVVCPADGVEASKAIRAVAAYDGPCYVRLGRSAVETVYDEDMDFQIGKGNVLRAGKKVAIIACGIMVEQALAAYDMLKEKGYEPTVVDMHTIKPIDEELLVSLAENHDLFVTCEEHSVIGGLGSAVAEVLGKKAPRKIAMVGMQDTFGESGKPAQLLEKYGMTAKDIVKAVEENI is encoded by the coding sequence ATGGCAAAGATGGCGACAAGAGAGGCTTATGGGCAGACACTTGCTGCATTAGCTGCTGAAAATGAAAATATCCTGGTATTGGATGCGGACTTATCTGGTTCTACTAAAAGTGGAATGGTAAAGAAAAATAATCCAAATCAACATTTCAACATGGGAATTGCAGAAGGCAATATGATGGGCGTTGCGGCAGGTCTTGCGGCAAGTGGAAATATTGTATTTGCCAGCAGTTTCGCAATGTTTGCGACTGGACGTGCTTATGAACAGATTCGTAACTCCATTGGCTATCCAAGATTAAATGTAAAAATCTGTGCAAGCCATGCAGGAATTACAGTAGGAGAAGATGGCGCAAGTCATCAGACATTTGAAGATATCTCTTTAATGAGAGGTATTCCTAATATGATTGTTGTATGTCCTGCTGATGGTGTAGAAGCTAGTAAAGCGATCAGAGCTGTTGCGGCATATGATGGACCTTGTTATGTAAGACTTGGAAGAAGTGCTGTAGAAACAGTATATGATGAAGATATGGATTTCCAGATTGGAAAAGGCAATGTATTGCGTGCTGGAAAAAAAGTAGCGATCATTGCTTGTGGAATCATGGTAGAGCAGGCACTTGCTGCCTATGATATGTTGAAAGAAAAAGGCTATGAACCAACAGTTGTGGATATGCACACAATTAAACCAATTGATGAAGAGCTGCTTGTATCTTTAGCTGAAAATCACGATTTATTTGTGACTTGTGAAGAACACAGTGTAATTGGTGGTTTAGGTAGTGCTGTGGCAGAAGTTCTTGGTAAGAAAGCACCAAGAAAGATTGCTATGGTAGGTATGCAGGATACATTTGGAGAAAGTGGAAAGCCTGCACAGCTGCTTGAAAAATATGGAATGACAGCAAAGGATATTGTAAAAGCAGTAGAAGAAAATATCTAA
- a CDS encoding helix-turn-helix domain-containing protein — MERSTINQRVGVAIHQALKRRGMTQEQLALLIGTTQRSISAYVRGEQQPSLETLVMICQVLDLNLNQVLRMNETYYPYRILEKDEEKDFMSILDEVPEEKKEDFTAVVKRFKDLMK, encoded by the coding sequence ATGGAACGATCAACAATCAACCAAAGAGTAGGCGTAGCCATTCATCAGGCATTGAAGAGGCGTGGGATGACACAAGAACAACTTGCATTGTTAATTGGAACTACACAGCGTTCCATTTCGGCATATGTTCGTGGGGAACAGCAGCCTTCTTTAGAAACATTGGTTATGATTTGCCAAGTGCTGGATTTAAATTTAAATCAGGTATTGCGTATGAATGAAACTTATTATCCATATCGCATTTTAGAAAAAGATGAAGAAAAAGATTTTATGAGTATTTTGGATGAAGTACCTGAAGAAAAAAAAGAAGACTTCACGGCTGTTGTGAAAAGGTTTAAAGACTTAATGAAATAA
- a CDS encoding DUF3795 domain-containing protein: MNEKDVIENVGRCGKICTFCKDAAFCRGCGSTSAECAKHLTREGCYQYHCSKQKGLAGCWECDDAPCDMDVFSKDNNIRYRAFVRFAKYEGVEELGKCVFQNMIHGIRYGEGKDYDQFDSEEKVVQLLTKHYLSDD, translated from the coding sequence ATGAATGAAAAAGACGTAATTGAGAATGTCGGCAGATGTGGGAAAATCTGTACGTTCTGCAAGGATGCTGCTTTCTGCCGTGGATGTGGTTCCACAAGCGCAGAATGTGCAAAGCATTTAACACGTGAGGGGTGTTATCAGTATCATTGCAGCAAACAAAAGGGGTTAGCAGGCTGTTGGGAATGCGATGATGCACCATGTGACATGGATGTATTTTCAAAGGATAATAATATCCGATATCGTGCATTTGTAAGATTCGCAAAGTATGAAGGTGTAGAAGAATTAGGAAAGTGCGTTTTTCAGAACATGATCCATGGTATCCGCTATGGGGAGGGCAAGGATTATGATCAGTTTGATTCAGAAGAAAAGGTGGTTCAGCTTCTCACAAAACATTATTTATCTGATGACTGA